A stretch of DNA from Cannabis sativa cultivar Pink pepper isolate KNU-18-1 chromosome X, ASM2916894v1, whole genome shotgun sequence:
CTTTcggtactgtaaactattcagaatttttcaaaaatttacagggatgatactgtaactataacgaataccgctatgaaaaaaaatatttcgacatGTGATTTCGGACGTGGAGGTTGACTAAGAGGTTAATTCCTCtttttctaataattttatCTTTCTTCTATAATTTTcccataaaattatttttttttgaaagaaaattatatttctttttttattttaacatcaAAACTATCTAAGATTTTcagtttattataattaattattagagtCACTTAAACAATTTTGGTTAGAAATACCAGTATATTTAAatcaatccaattcaattatAATAGACCGATCTAATGATAAACGATCACTAGACATTAGATATCCAATTATGAACGAATTAGATgagatgttattttttaatatccAATTGGAATGTTAGATGGGACgtctaaaaatccaatacaaTCCAATATCTAATTGAACTAATTCGTATTTTAATTTGGTTGATTTGAATAAGTAGTTTTATGTTATTATACTTAAAATGAGTaggtatatatgaaaattaggaataaaattttacttatttttactttttttggtAGAATATACGTCGTTTGTTGTAACCAACGTAATAGGTTGATAtgcatgtcgatttaatactctTTTTGTCGTAGTAATAGTACTAGTTagtcttttttcttttaaataaagtgTTACGTATACCCGAAGCTAATCGACTTTATTAATAACATCATTAATTGATGCAGTTAATAAAAATTTAGcatcattttaaaaattaacgCAATTgagtaaaattttcaaattatatTGATTTTAGGGGCTTTTTtcattttacacttcaaaacaattttttttgtatttttgcgaaattttacatagaaatcCCTATTGCGTACTAACAttgcaacctaaattgtaaaaaaaatcatacagaaacccctattgcaattagcgctgcaaccactttagaaacccaaaccgtaaatttagaaaaaaaaagattaaaaaaaaataatatatgaagtaatttctcttaattttatattatcacTAACGCAAAAAGTCCATTTTGTGCTACGCCcgaaaagttaattttttaaggTAACTAACATATAGCTACAAAACTTGTATTTTAAGTAACTTTGAGTATTTTAACACTCACTACAACAAATATTGGTATTACCGGCGGAGCCACCCGCCGGTAATAATAGAGGAGACCGCCGGCAttaattaataccggcggattcCGCCGGTAAttatccgccggtattaattggTCGCTATAAGTTACTATTAGCGACGAAAATGGtattccgccggtaataatattaataccggcAGATTAATAGCGGTggggtccgccggtattaatatcTGCACTTTTCCACGCAGAtgcattaataccggcggaccaCAATCAATTTCCGccgatattaatatttataaattaaaaaaaaataatatattatcttaaatataatatatataataaaattaattataattaaattaatatatatataataattaatatatttcataattaaattaattataattatatataataattatttcataaatatattattaattaaatataaaacattaatattaagaaattaaacattaatattaatttgtccattacaaaataaactttattatcttaaataaaattaaataaagtttaaaacataaaaattgacataattaaatgttatattatttttaatataataatatgtagattaaaatgtggtatgatataatattatgtgaataatatatattaagtgcatggtaaataaatgtgtaacctataatttaacctacacttttgtaacctacatgttgtaacttgaagaggagttacaatttgttgtcacttgtaactcatgtgttgatcacacattattagtgtaataaaagggttgttacacaatttgatgataggattcaaatggtatgaaatatagttgttacaaactatattaatactcatttatatgagagaaatgagtgttgtgtattttgaattctaagtgatcacccatacattataaaaggaggtctttggtgctcatttgagagagatgaagttttctatcaagaaagcactttgctagaaaaccctaaaaggcttgataattcccaaagctatttcctagagagttcccttagtgcttagagatagggggaaataagcttttggacaaaggtgtaataccttgttcaagtcatggtgatccccactaatctacgtactcaaggttgtgagtgagtgtttatacatatatattattctcttattatatacacatattttatattgcatgtgttcttatcttcttctatatttcttatatataatatatatatatagtgtatatatattgtatattatgttgttgtaacatttatttaatctctttgttggtccttgtattgtattacaatagagttgcaatattttgattttcttccattgtaataatatctctaacaatcaaaagcttattccttttcaatggaagaggagataaatcaagattgtgagaatacaaggataagagattttatgtgaaaaccattcatgggtgagcatggtggtgtatattatgtgatttactattttatatgatagtaatatatatatgatatatatatcactacaaaaaacagGGTCTATAACGAGGACAAATGTCCTCGGTAGAACTTTAGATGTCCTCGTTAAAAGGTTATAGCGAGGACTTGTCCTCGCTAAAATGTCCTCGTTAGAGCCTCGTCGTTAGAAACTGGTTTCCAACGAGGACAATAGTGGTGTTCTCGTTAAAGGGTCTACTGAGGACATTGTTGTCGGTACAAGCTTCGACATGTTGTCGGTAAAAACTTTCATTTTGGCCTAACGAACCCATCTATACCGAGGACATTGTCCTCGTTATAGAGACTTTTTCcgacaacaattttttttttttttttgtaaagcaCATTTCTTTattcattattaattttcataataaatatatcatatttttttttattttcacattAATATTGAAATACcgtaaatttacttttttaaattttaaagttaTAAGTTTAATTACCTAACATGCTAATAAAATGGttcgtaaaaaaaataaacattatatataaacacaACTACTAACTCGCTCCTCCATCATCAGAGTGATCAGATTGTTGAGGTGGATTCTGCGTTCTCGGAGTGACACCATTTGTCCTAACCAATTCCTCCAGCTGTCTAATCCGCTCTTGCATATCAGCTATGACATCAGCTCCAACATATGCACCAGTCTGAGGTGGAGGAGGTTGGGTAAATGTAGGTGGTCCTGTCATCTCTCTTGTGCTAATTAGACGCCCATAACCCTTTTGGTGCCCACGATGTCTTCCAAAAACAGATTGCACAAGTGATAAATCTTTGTCTTCTGGATTAATGACATTGCCTGACACTTCAGTATTTGGAATGGACTGTGTTTGTTGTGTCTCACGTATGGCAATCATTTTTTCCTATtaaacaataatatttaaattaattataaaatttatttagacaaaaaatataaagataatatttgtttaaaatatACCCATGTTTCTCTAGCAGTGTCGGTCACCCATCCTTTGCCCTGCTTATGGTGAGTGGCCTGCCAAGCATCTGGGATCGGTGCCAATCGCCCAGACTCCGGATCACGCTGTGATATAgatgtaatttttattattattattcaaagtaataacaacaaaacacaaataattcaaaaatctaCCAAAATACCTAATACCATttttacatatacacacatttaaAACCGATAGTACTTAACATTTCTGATCACATATTTTCTAAACCAAGCTACAAGAAACAGAGATAACATACCCTTATGTTAAGATTTCTCCTAATCTTCATTCTGATTATCcttacagaaaatgtaaacaacaatctaccatcTTATGCTATATTTACGTGTAGCTACAAACAGCTTAGTCACAAACATAAACACATAGCTAAAAGCCTcaaattaagtttcaacaagGAAAAAGGCAACAACTAGATGTAGAGCAACATAAATACCAGTCCACCAAAATCCTAGTTATATCTATATTAAAATACATAGGCCTATACGTATCAAGTAAATTCATTTTGATAGCACAATGAAGTATTAAATAATCACCAAGAACAATACAACAAGTAATGTTTGCAATTACATTATAGCTAGTAATGTTTCAATAAGCAGAAAGAGTACCATTCGTCTTAAGCTTCATTACTTTAAATATTGAATGTAAGGaggtaattatattataaattaatcgtACCCTTTTATAACGCAAAGCAGGTATAGATTGAGATCCTCCATGGCTCAACTCCTTCaattttttcctatttaatgCATTGATCTCCGAACGtttctatcaaaaataaatatggaGATATTAATATGTGAAATGAAGATAGTTTAGTAAAAATTCAATTGAggttgaataaaaataaaacacctTCACATTAGGTAGTTCAAAAAATTCAATGGCCTTTTTCCATTGGTCTAAAGTGCATCCAGCATATGGAGTTGTAGGACCATTATTTTCCAAGTGTTGTTTGAGTTGATGTTTGAATTCGCTATATTTTTTGGCACAAGATTTATCAATGCCTGTTAAGATACCAAAGAGATGATCTGATCCATATCTTTCTCGACCGATATCGAAAAGATTATCCTGTAAAAAAAACTTCATtagttaatattatatataattaataagaaGCAATTTAACTCTAAAAATAATTCACCTCTACTCTAGACAATATCCTCTTCTTCACAGAGTCAGGTACTTCTGCCCAACTTAGGTAGTTTGGATCCGTGTACTGTCGTACGAGCAATCCTAACTCCCTTGAAAAGTCTGAACAATACGGACCCATCTCCTTGTATGTCTTTCCTTTGATGTCCCATTCAATAGGCAGTGGACGTTTGAGGTTTTCTCGCTTTTCTCGTGTGCTTAATCCCTTATGGTGTCCACGTTTCTTTGGAGGAGCTGTTGTCATGTTTAAATATTCATAAGTTAGTATATTCCCATAAATATTAATAACATAACTTAaatgttttaaattatataacctCGCACACAGTCAGCTCCAATATTTGTCGGACCAAGAGGAGGATCACTTCCTCCATCACCCCCGTGAGAACGAGCAATATCTGTCATATCTgagaaatataaatattagaaacattataataattttaatatcataatataataaagtactaattaacaatatatatgtaatagaTTACCACTTATTCATCACTATAATAATCATCATCATTATAAATTTCTTCTGAATTATCAATTTTAGTGTTGCTCTCATTGTCATCTTCATCTTCCTCATATGCTTCTTCTTTGTCTTCCTCCACTACTTCTTCCATCTCTTCACCATCTACTTCATCTATGTCTTCCTCCTCCACTTCATCCGTGTCATCCTCATCAAGTGGATTATTATCGATATCCACAAACTCTGTTGGAGCCCCTATACGTTGAAAGTTAATCTCTGGTAATGGACCAAGATCAACAAACAATTGGAAATCAGATGAAGTTGTATCATGCATAACATCCACTTCAATATCCTCCAAATGTTCATCAATTTGCGGAATATCCCACACATTTCGATGATGAACTTCTTGGATGACTTTCCAGTCAAATTTGTTTTTGAGATCCTCAATGTAGAAAACTTGGTTAGCCTGATTTGCTAAAATGAATTTATCATCTTTGAATCCCTCAAAACTAGTGTTGATACTAATGATGTTTTGTTCAGACTTTAATCTTCCTGAGGGTCGACTAGTGTCAAACCATTTACACTTAAATAATACAACAGAAAATCCACTGAGATATGACATCACAATAACTTCTTCCAATTGGCcataataagttttattttcaactcCCACTACAGAAACACCACTGTTTTGAGTTTTCTTGTTCTCGTCCCTCTTAAGACACAAAAATCTAACTCCATTTACAACACACCCAGGGTACGAGGCAACAAGATTGGAGGACCCCGATGCTAAAGAGAATAACTCATCAGATGCCTCTGGAGATCCTAATCTTCGAAGATCATAAAGCTTGTTATAAAACCAAGAAGAAAATTCATTCCGTTGTACTTGTTCTAAGTGTTCAACCCCTCTAGAAAGAAGAATATTCATATGTTCTCTACATCAaagataataaattattaattatttaaaaaaatttgactatTTGAATGGTTCAAATTGAATTggatattaatatttaaaatacttaCTGAATATATGGTGCGATCTCAGCACAATTATTTAGAACATACCACTCAGctgttttcttctcttcttcacCTAGGGGTCTCAATTGTTTCTTACCGATTAGACGACCTTGAGACCGAAAAACTGATAATTTTGAAAGTGATGGAACAACATCTACATTTCGATCTGGACGATTAAATCGTGTCTCCACTCCTTTCAAGTACATTGAACAAAATGTTAATGCCTCATCCATCACATATCCTTCTGCTATTGACCCTTCCGGGCGTGCTTTATTACGAACATAATTCTTTAACTTTTTCATGTATCTctcaaatggatacatccatctcatGTGAACTGGGCCTCCAAGTATTGCTTCTTGTGGTAAATGAATGACTAGATGAACCATAATATCGAAAAAAGCTGGAGGAAAAATGTTTTCTAACTTGCAAACAATCTCAAGTATTGATGTTTTTGCTTTTTCCAAATCTGAGACTAGTAGAGTTCTAGCAGATATAAGTTTGAAGAAAGTGCATAACTCGATAATTGGTGTGCTGAATGATTTATCTAAAAATGCATTCACACCAACTGGTAAAAGGCGTTGCATGATGATatgacaatcatgtgattttAAACCAGTGATCTTATTGTCATTATCAATCACATTTTTTGTTAGGTTGGATCCAAAACCATCTGGAAACTTGACTGATTTAAGAAATTGACAAAATTTTTTTCGATCCCTTGGTGTGAAGGTGTACTTTGCAGCAGGTTTTTGGAATCGGCCATTTACTCTTTTCAGCTGCAACTCTGGTCTTATATTCATTTTTTCGAGGTCTAATCTAGCATTAATTGTATCTTTGGTCTTATTCTCCAACCCAACTATTGTGCCTACTAAACtatcacacacatttttttcaacATGCATAACATCTAGATTGTGACGTAGCTTCATGTTGGCCCAATATGGGAGCTCGAAGAATATACTCTTTTTTCTCCAACCAACTTGTTCTTCTGTACGCTTTCTTTTTTGCCCGCCATAACTTTCATGTTTACCAGGAAGAGATTCTGGTATAAAACTCATTTGTGTGAACATATCTTCCATACTTAGTTCCTCCGGTGGTGGTCTCTTTTCAACAGTGCCATATGCTTTCTTGTTTCTTCTAAAACGATGTTTAATTGGTAAAAAATGCCTATGGCCATAATAAGCAATCTTTTTATGCAAACGAATAGAAGGTGTTGCCACATTGCATGTAGGACAAGCATAGTAGCCTTGACCACTCCATCCAGAGAGACTACTCCTTGCTGGATAATCATTTATAGTCCACAACAAGGCCGCCCGAAGATTGAAGGAACTACCATCAACAGCATCTCGAGTACGTACACCAGACACCCATAATTCTTTCAATTCATCAATCAATGGCCTTAAGAAAACATCAAAGTCCTTTCCAGGCGAATT
This window harbors:
- the LOC133032393 gene encoding uncharacterized protein LOC133032393 translates to MSIDKSWINNSNRLSNDYESGALAFVERARQFVDSRGLVKCPCNKCVNVEFQTIDVLESHLFVNGFLRSYTNWNWHGEEEIIPTRTADVIEEDEMIDIVSDIMQHANCVDEENEHEEIPEQGFNSRVDYSDLFEEIGAPLFPGCQKYTSLNFMVKMMHFKVLGKIPEKIFDGILELLHDAFPAPNKLPKTHYAARKLMRKLGLGYENIQVCPNNCTLFWKEHAGKSKCPICGEDRWVDNNTKGKKVPRKVMRYFPLTPRLMRKYASRHIAQHMRWHHEERIKEEGVLRHPADGEAWKDFDRNNPTFAMEPRNVRLGLAADGFNPFGNMSQSYSMWPVVLTTYNLPPWLCMKETNFMLSLLIPGPNSPGKDFDVFLRPLIDELKELWVSGVRTRDAVDGSSFNLRAALLWTINDYPARSSLSGWSGQGYYACPTCNVATPSIRLHKKIAYYGHRHFLPIKHRFRRNKKAYGTVEKRPPPEELSMEDMFTQMSFIPESLPGKHESYGGQKRKRTEEQVGWRKKSIFFELPYWANMKLRHNLDVMHVEKNVCDSLVGTIVGLENKTKDTINARLDLEKMNIRPELQLKRVNGRFQKPAAKYTFTPRDRKKFCQFLKSVKFPDGFGSNLTKNVIDNDNKITGLKSHDCHIIMQRLLPVGVNAFLDKSFSTPIIELCTFFKLISARTLLVSDLEKAKTSILEIVCKLENIFPPAFFDIMVHLVIHLPQEAILGGPVHMRWMYPFERYMKKLKNYVRNKARPEGSIAEGYVMDEALTFCSMYLKGVETRFNRPDRNVDVVPSLSKLSVFRSQGRLIGKKQLRPLGEEEKKTAEWYVLNNCAEIAPYIQEHMNILLSRGVEHLEQVQRNEFSSWFYNKLYDLRRLGSPEASDELFSLASGSSNLVASYPGCVVNGVRFLCLKRDENKKTQNSGVSVVGVENKTYYGQLEEVIVMSYLSGFSVVLFKCKWFDTSRPSGRLKSEQNIISINTSFEGFKDDKFILANQANQVFYIEDLKNKFDWKVIQEVHHRNVWDIPQIDEHLEDIEVDVMHDTTSSDFQLFVDLGPLPEINFQRIGAPTEFVDIDNNPLDEDDTDEVEEEDIDEVDGEEMEEVVEEDKEEAYEEDEDDNESNTKIDNSEEIYNDDDYYSDE
- the LOC133031681 gene encoding uncharacterized protein LOC133031681 produces the protein MTDIARSHGGDGGSDPPLGPTNIGADCVRAPPKKRGHHKGLSTREKRENLKRPLPIEWDIKGKTYKEMGPYCSDFSRELGLLVRQYTDPNYLSWAEVPDSVKKRILSRVEDNLFDIGRERYGSDHLFGILTGIDKSCAKKYSEFKHQLKQHLENNGPTTPYAGCTLDQWKKAIEFFELPNVKKRSEINALNRKKLKELSHGGSQSIPALRYKRRDPESGRLAPIPDAWQATHHKQGKGWVTDTARETWEKMIAIRETQQTQSIPNTEVSGNVINPEDKDLSLVQSVFGRHRGHQKGYGRLISTREMTGPPTFTQPPPPQTGAYVGADVIADMQERIRQLEELVRTNGVTPRTQNPPQQSDHSDDGGAS